The proteins below come from a single Chryseobacterium bernardetii genomic window:
- a CDS encoding ROK family protein codes for MSLIDLSKQVALGVDIGGTNTKFGIVNHRGEVLDKGNLKTDAYDKVEDFIDALYEHVSPLMEKHGAEKNFDGIGVGAPNANYYKGTIELAPNLPWKGVIPFAELMTAKFNLPCTVTNDANAAALGEMLFGAARGMKDFIMITLGTGVGSGIIANGSLIYGHDGFAGELGHTIVKPGGRKHWSTGSEGSLEAYASATGITITAKKMRAEFPESMLNQYPEDEINSKTVYECAIKEDPIAIEVFRYTGQKLGEALANFVMFSSPEAILLFGGVIKAGDFILKPAKLHMERNLLPIFRNKVKLVFSELDEADAAILGASALVWEK; via the coding sequence ATGTCATTAATAGATTTATCAAAACAGGTTGCCCTTGGTGTTGACATCGGCGGAACCAATACCAAGTTCGGAATTGTAAACCACCGTGGAGAAGTTCTGGATAAAGGAAACCTTAAAACCGATGCCTATGATAAAGTTGAAGATTTCATCGATGCTTTATATGAACATGTATCTCCTTTAATGGAAAAACATGGCGCAGAAAAGAACTTCGACGGAATTGGTGTAGGTGCCCCCAACGCGAACTATTATAAAGGAACCATAGAATTGGCCCCCAATCTGCCATGGAAAGGTGTAATTCCATTTGCAGAACTAATGACCGCAAAATTCAATTTGCCCTGTACCGTAACCAATGATGCCAATGCAGCGGCACTGGGAGAAATGCTTTTCGGGGCGGCACGCGGAATGAAGGATTTTATCATGATTACCCTGGGAACAGGAGTAGGAAGCGGAATTATTGCCAACGGAAGCCTCATTTACGGGCATGATGGCTTTGCCGGAGAATTAGGGCACACTATTGTAAAACCAGGCGGAAGAAAGCACTGGAGTACAGGATCCGAAGGAAGTCTTGAAGCTTATGCTTCTGCAACAGGAATTACCATCACGGCTAAGAAAATGAGAGCAGAATTCCCGGAATCTATGTTGAATCAATATCCTGAAGACGAGATCAATTCTAAAACCGTATATGAATGCGCTATAAAAGAAGATCCGATCGCTATTGAAGTCTTCAGATATACAGGGCAGAAGCTTGGAGAGGCATTGGCCAATTTTGTAATGTTTTCTTCACCAGAAGCTATTCTGTTATTCGGAGGAGTTATCAAAGCCGGAGATTTCATCTTAAAGCCTGCCAAGCTTCATATGGAAAGAAACCTACTTCCGATCTTCAGAAATAAGGTAAAACTGGTATTCAGTGAACTGGATGAAGCCGATGCCGCTATTCTTGGCGCTAGTGCTTTGGTTTGGGAAAAATAA
- the msrA gene encoding peptide-methionine (S)-S-oxide reductase MsrA: MDNNNLEQITFGGGCFWCVESCFNMLKGVQSAISGYSGGHKDNPTYQEVCTGETGHAEVVQITYDPAVISYEQLMDVFFFLHDPTQLNRQGNDIGTQYRSVIYYKDDAEKAKAEEAIKVSQESGRWAGTYVTELTKFDKFWPAEQYHQGYYNENPTQPYCSAVVGPKIQKFKKYFGELGMLNAE, encoded by the coding sequence ATGGACAACAATAATTTAGAACAGATTACTTTCGGGGGCGGATGTTTCTGGTGTGTGGAAAGCTGTTTCAATATGCTGAAAGGGGTACAATCTGCTATTTCAGGATATTCAGGCGGGCATAAAGACAATCCGACTTATCAGGAAGTTTGTACAGGAGAAACAGGACATGCGGAAGTGGTACAAATCACGTACGATCCTGCAGTTATTTCTTACGAACAGTTAATGGATGTATTTTTCTTCCTTCATGATCCCACTCAACTGAACAGACAAGGAAATGATATCGGAACCCAATACCGTTCTGTGATTTACTATAAAGATGATGCAGAGAAGGCAAAAGCCGAAGAAGCCATTAAAGTTTCTCAGGAATCAGGAAGATGGGCTGGTACTTATGTAACGGAATTAACGAAATTCGATAAATTCTGGCCGGCAGAACAATATCACCAGGGTTATTACAATGAAAACCCTACGCAGCCTTATTGCAGCGCTGTAGTAGGTCCTAAAATACAGAAGTTTAAAAAGTATTTTGGGGAACTGGGAATGTTGAATGCAGAATAA
- a CDS encoding tetratricopeptide repeat-containing sensor histidine kinase — MKNSIYLLLVLIVAIVSCKKENSSENSNINFKKATGHRDSKSSDSAFYYFNLAKNDYLTIHDSIGAARSLANMAIIQTEKGDFFGGIETSLESNKAIKSNSDSLSKKILAANYNNMAIASNYLKNYENAFNYYLQALKYINPKDTASKYIYYNNIGDVLITLGQYKRAESYLNKAIKTKDKDTYARVLNNLAKAKYIGNKDYNPLPELFKALEIRKINNDKKGQNSSFETLSSYYLNKDPNTSLLFAKKMLAIAEEDNSPDDQILALERIITLEPRNYLENFKKLKYINDSLQTARNQAKNQFAIIRFDVEKLKMENTKKEIDLLQRNIGIATLSLSLIGGIFWYKRRKKRLQQEKELEVKNTQLKMSKKVHDVVANGIYQVMTKIENQENFDKDKALDELEFVYEKSRDISYEKEDTSNTAEFAEKIFTLIDSFKSDHVKPFLTGNSQNIWDGVNETNQNEIFQVIRELLVNMKKHSQASFVAFKFEKNHNLVHIQYKDNGIGIPGEIIKGNGLTNTVSRIEKIKGTIIFDNTTETGLKINISFPTS, encoded by the coding sequence ATGAAAAACTCAATATATTTATTACTGGTATTAATTGTTGCTATTGTTTCCTGCAAGAAAGAGAATTCAAGTGAAAATAGTAATATTAACTTTAAAAAAGCTACAGGCCACAGAGATTCAAAATCCTCAGATTCAGCTTTTTATTATTTCAATTTAGCCAAAAACGATTATTTAACAATTCATGATTCAATAGGTGCAGCACGTTCTTTAGCTAATATGGCAATTATTCAAACAGAAAAAGGGGACTTCTTTGGAGGAATTGAGACATCGTTGGAATCCAATAAAGCCATTAAATCCAATAGTGATAGCCTCTCGAAAAAAATACTGGCAGCAAACTATAATAATATGGCAATAGCATCTAATTATTTAAAAAATTATGAGAATGCTTTTAATTACTATTTACAAGCCCTTAAGTATATAAATCCAAAAGATACAGCTAGTAAATATATTTATTACAATAATATCGGAGATGTTTTAATAACATTAGGACAATACAAAAGGGCGGAAAGCTATTTAAATAAAGCTATTAAAACAAAGGATAAAGATACCTATGCTAGAGTGCTGAATAATCTTGCAAAAGCCAAATATATTGGGAATAAAGATTATAATCCCCTGCCTGAATTATTTAAAGCATTAGAAATACGTAAAATAAATAATGATAAAAAAGGACAAAACTCAAGTTTTGAAACTTTATCAAGCTATTATCTAAATAAAGACCCAAATACATCATTACTATTTGCAAAAAAAATGCTGGCTATTGCAGAAGAAGATAATAGCCCTGATGATCAAATATTAGCCTTAGAAAGAATTATCACTTTAGAACCTAGAAATTATCTGGAAAACTTTAAAAAATTAAAATATATTAATGATAGTTTACAAACAGCCAGAAACCAAGCGAAAAATCAATTTGCTATCATTAGATTTGATGTTGAAAAGCTAAAGATGGAAAATACCAAGAAAGAAATTGATCTTTTACAGAGAAATATTGGTATTGCTACTTTATCATTATCATTAATCGGAGGTATATTTTGGTATAAAAGAAGAAAAAAGAGACTTCAACAGGAAAAAGAACTTGAAGTAAAAAACACTCAGCTCAAAATGTCTAAGAAGGTACACGATGTAGTGGCCAACGGTATTTATCAGGTGATGACCAAAATTGAGAATCAAGAAAACTTTGACAAAGATAAAGCGCTTGACGAACTTGAATTTGTCTATGAAAAATCCAGAGATATTTCCTATGAAAAAGAAGACACTAGCAATACCGCAGAATTTGCTGAAAAAATATTTACACTCATTGATTCCTTTAAAAGCGACCATGTAAAACCATTTCTTACCGGAAACAGCCAAAATATTTGGGACGGAGTGAATGAAACTAATCAGAATGAAATTTTTCAGGTCATTCGCGAACTATTGGTTAATATGAAAAAGCACAGCCAGGCCAGCTTCGTTGCCTTTAAGTTTGAAAAGAATCATAACCTCGTACATATTCAGTATAAAGACAATGGAATTGGGATCCCAGGTGAGATTATCAAAGGGAATGGACTGACAAATACGGTTTCCCGTATTGAAAAAATAAAGGGTACAATTATTTTTGACAACACAACTGAAACAGGATTGAAAATAAATATTTCTTTCCCCACATCTTAA
- a CDS encoding response regulator, which yields MFKKILIAEDHESSSISVQRTLEDLNITNADYVYYCDDAVAKIQKSIRETNLYDLLITDLSFEEDHHEQKIKDGKTLIKAAKELQPSLKTIVFSAEHKSGIINSLFTEYGINGFVRKARNDSKDLKKAIASVYEGNNYLSLDLKQEIKKLNSYEFSEYDITLVSLLSQGVLQKNIPVYLQNNNIKPNSLSSVEKKLNSLKEELGITNNEQLVAFCKDLGII from the coding sequence ATGTTCAAAAAAATTTTAATAGCCGAAGACCACGAAAGCAGCAGTATTTCTGTGCAGAGAACACTGGAAGATCTTAATATTACCAATGCGGATTATGTATACTACTGTGATGATGCAGTCGCTAAAATTCAAAAATCAATCCGGGAAACCAACTTATATGACCTGTTGATCACTGATCTTTCCTTTGAAGAAGATCATCATGAACAAAAGATTAAAGATGGCAAAACACTTATTAAAGCAGCAAAAGAGCTACAGCCCTCTTTGAAAACCATTGTTTTTTCTGCTGAGCACAAATCCGGTATTATCAATTCCCTTTTTACAGAATATGGCATCAATGGCTTTGTTCGAAAAGCAAGAAATGATTCCAAAGATTTAAAAAAAGCAATTGCCTCAGTATATGAAGGTAATAATTATCTGTCTCTTGATCTTAAACAGGAAATTAAAAAGCTAAACAGCTATGAGTTTTCAGAATACGATATTACCCTCGTTTCCCTTCTTTCACAGGGAGTCCTTCAAAAAAACATTCCTGTATATCTTCAAAATAATAATATTAAGCCCAACAGTCTGAGCAGTGTAGAAAAAAAACTTAACAGCCTGAAAGAAGAGCTCGGGATTACCAATAATGAACAGCTTGTTGCTTTTTGTAAAGACCTGGGGATTATTTAG
- the yidD gene encoding membrane protein insertion efficiency factor YidD — protein sequence MKNLLILLIKIYWLVIPPEKRRKCIFRTSCSKHVYETITNEGFISGLNALIYRFKNCRSGAYIIENSSGETQIILPNQQILNEMEISERFTKNKYNYGKICDH from the coding sequence ATGAAAAATCTATTAATTCTTCTTATTAAAATCTATTGGCTGGTAATTCCGCCTGAAAAAAGAAGAAAATGCATTTTCAGAACAAGTTGTTCCAAACACGTGTACGAAACAATAACAAATGAGGGATTCATTTCCGGGCTAAATGCTCTCATATATAGGTTTAAAAACTGTAGATCTGGTGCATATATTATAGAGAATTCCTCAGGAGAAACTCAAATCATTTTACCTAATCAACAAATACTTAATGAAATGGAAATTTCAGAAAGGTTCACTAAAAATAAATACAATTATGGGAAAATTTGTGATCACTAG
- a CDS encoding YegP family protein, whose protein sequence is MGKFVITRRVNKEYQFNLKAKNGEIILTSEGYVQKASCHKGIESVKLNSLEDSRYERKVSVNDKDYFVLKARNGEIIGKSQLYSSKTIMENGIASVKSNAPDAEIVDETL, encoded by the coding sequence ATGGGAAAATTTGTGATCACTAGAAGAGTAAATAAAGAATATCAATTCAACTTAAAAGCTAAAAATGGAGAAATTATTCTAACCAGTGAAGGTTATGTTCAAAAAGCATCTTGTCATAAAGGTATAGAATCTGTCAAACTTAATTCTCTGGAAGATTCAAGATATGAAAGGAAAGTTTCAGTAAATGATAAAGACTACTTTGTATTGAAAGCCCGAAATGGAGAGATCATTGGCAAAAGTCAGTTATACAGTTCTAAAACAATAATGGAAAATGGAATAGCTTCAGTAAAAAGCAATGCTCCTGATGCAGAAATAGTAGATGAAACCCTTTAA
- a CDS encoding type I restriction endonuclease — translation MDLKIKLEQLQQKVLALKDQIATEEATKNAFVMPFIQILGYDIFNPTEVVPEHVCDIGTKKGEKVDYVIKNNDEPIFIIECKHWKENADAHNSQLHRYYHVSKTRFGVLTNGIIYNFYTDLEKPNIMDEKPFFTINIEDLKDSSIKILESFTKKDYNLENILDSAEALKYIKAIRKEFEKEIETPSDELVKLLVNRFFDKPITASRLVSFKEYTKKALTTSINESISFRLKSALSINEQIEKQDDDVKASQSIDDNNDSKIVTTEEELEGFQIVKAIMREKIPSTRIAYRDTLSYFGILLDDNNRKPLCRLHFNTANKYIETFHNGKDSGEKILLNNLDEIYNFREELHKTLENY, via the coding sequence ATGGATCTAAAAATTAAACTTGAGCAATTACAACAAAAAGTACTAGCCTTAAAAGATCAAATTGCTACCGAAGAGGCTACTAAAAATGCTTTTGTAATGCCTTTTATACAAATTTTAGGGTATGATATATTCAACCCTACTGAAGTTGTTCCCGAACATGTCTGTGATATAGGAACCAAGAAAGGAGAAAAGGTAGATTATGTGATTAAAAACAATGACGAGCCAATTTTCATCATTGAGTGTAAACACTGGAAAGAAAATGCTGATGCCCATAATTCGCAGCTTCACAGATATTATCATGTTTCCAAAACACGTTTTGGCGTTCTTACCAATGGTATTATCTATAACTTTTATACTGATCTTGAAAAACCTAATATTATGGATGAAAAACCCTTTTTCACTATTAATATTGAAGATTTGAAAGACAGTTCTATTAAAATCCTCGAAAGTTTTACTAAAAAAGATTACAACCTTGAAAACATTCTGGACTCTGCAGAAGCCTTAAAATATATCAAAGCGATAAGAAAAGAGTTTGAAAAAGAAATAGAAACTCCATCTGATGAGCTTGTTAAACTTTTGGTGAACAGATTTTTTGATAAACCTATTACAGCCAGTAGATTGGTTTCTTTTAAAGAGTATACAAAAAAAGCATTAACAACCTCCATCAATGAATCTATAAGTTTTAGGCTAAAATCTGCATTAAGCATTAATGAACAAATTGAAAAACAAGATGATGATGTAAAAGCTTCTCAATCAATTGATGACAATAACGACTCTAAAATTGTTACTACGGAAGAAGAGCTTGAAGGCTTTCAAATTGTAAAAGCAATTATGAGAGAGAAAATTCCGTCAACACGTATAGCATACAGAGATACACTATCTTATTTTGGGATTTTGCTTGATGATAATAACAGAAAACCGCTTTGCAGGCTCCATTTCAATACAGCAAATAAATATATTGAAACTTTTCATAATGGAAAGGACTCCGGTGAAAAAATACTTCTCAATAATCTTGACGAAATATATAACTTCAGAGAAGAACTTCATAAAACTTTAGAAAATTATTAA
- a CDS encoding GNAT family N-acetyltransferase — protein sequence MSNIVWKIKTFDEFTVPELYAVLKARIDVFVIEQNCPYPDLDNYDQKAVHIWGEEDGEVLAYCRIFDKGIKYDEASIGRVLTTELARGKSLGKLLIKYAVETIENRFGTSEIRISAQDYLLKFYGDFGFEDTGKKYLEDDIPHTEMIRK from the coding sequence ATGAGTAATATTGTATGGAAGATCAAAACCTTTGATGAGTTTACAGTTCCGGAATTATATGCTGTTCTAAAGGCTCGTATTGATGTTTTTGTTATTGAGCAGAACTGTCCGTACCCCGATCTGGATAATTATGACCAGAAAGCAGTCCATATCTGGGGAGAGGAAGACGGAGAAGTATTGGCATACTGCCGTATTTTTGATAAGGGAATAAAATATGATGAAGCCTCAATAGGAAGGGTTCTTACCACGGAATTGGCAAGAGGAAAGAGCTTAGGGAAATTATTGATTAAATATGCTGTTGAAACTATAGAAAATCGTTTTGGTACTTCTGAAATCAGGATTTCAGCACAGGATTATCTGTTGAAGTTTTATGGTGATTTTGGTTTTGAAGATACCGGGAAGAAATATCTGGAGGATGATATTCCGCATACGGAAATGATTAGAAAATAA
- the yihA gene encoding ribosome biogenesis GTP-binding protein YihA/YsxC, with amino-acid sequence MIIKTATFVKSSGKWQECPDPNIPEYAFIGRSNVGKSSLINAMMNHKDLAKTSQTPGKTQLINHFMVNESWYLTDLPGYGYAKVSKVQRKDFEKLITNYILNRRNLVNLFVLVDVRHKPQAIDLDFMQWCGESGVPFSIVFTKADKLKPNAVIKNVEDYKLELHKTWEDLPELYITSAEKKEGGDLILDFIEKTNDFLIQNNVSFDE; translated from the coding sequence ATGATTATTAAGACAGCAACGTTTGTAAAAAGTAGTGGAAAATGGCAGGAATGCCCTGATCCCAATATTCCTGAGTATGCTTTTATCGGAAGATCCAATGTAGGGAAATCGTCATTAATCAATGCGATGATGAATCATAAGGACCTGGCGAAAACGTCACAGACTCCGGGAAAAACTCAGCTGATCAATCATTTTATGGTAAATGAGAGCTGGTATTTAACTGATTTACCGGGATATGGATATGCAAAGGTTTCAAAAGTCCAGAGAAAGGACTTTGAGAAACTGATCACCAATTATATCCTGAACAGAAGAAATCTTGTGAATTTGTTTGTACTGGTAGATGTAAGGCATAAACCTCAGGCTATAGACCTTGATTTTATGCAATGGTGTGGAGAAAGTGGTGTTCCGTTTTCAATTGTATTTACAAAAGCAGACAAGCTAAAGCCTAATGCTGTTATCAAAAATGTTGAAGATTATAAGCTGGAGTTACACAAGACCTGGGAAGATCTTCCTGAATTATATATTACTTCGGCCGAGAAGAAAGAAGGAGGAGATTTAATTTTAGATTTTATTGAAAAAACGAATGATTTTTTAATTCAAAATAATGTAAGCTTCGATGAGTAA
- a CDS encoding alpha/beta fold hydrolase, translating to MIFSTKKEKKYSYVEAGEGHPLVLLHGLMGGLSNFDKMVDFFSDRGFKVYVPQLPIYDLPVLNTNLTTLAKYIIKFIESHISGPVTIVGNSMGGHIGLILTLARPDLVKNLVLTGSSGLYERTFGDSFPRKNDRSYIRKKTEEVFYDPKVATEDLVDEVFAVVNDRMKGIKTVMLARSAIKHNMLNDLPKIQTPTCLIWGKQDNVTPPEVAEDMHKFIPNSDLFWIDHCGHAAMMEKPDEFNEILYNWIKDKV from the coding sequence ATGATATTTAGTACAAAAAAAGAAAAGAAATATTCCTATGTAGAGGCTGGGGAAGGACATCCATTAGTGCTGTTGCACGGGTTAATGGGTGGTTTGAGTAATTTCGATAAAATGGTAGATTTTTTTTCGGACAGAGGATTCAAAGTATATGTTCCTCAGTTGCCCATCTATGATTTGCCGGTACTCAATACAAATCTCACCACTTTAGCAAAATATATCATCAAGTTTATAGAAAGTCATATTTCGGGACCTGTTACCATTGTAGGAAACTCAATGGGAGGACATATAGGGCTTATTTTAACTTTGGCAAGACCTGATCTGGTAAAGAATTTGGTTCTGACAGGGAGCTCGGGTTTGTATGAAAGAACTTTCGGGGACAGTTTTCCAAGAAAGAATGACAGATCTTATATCAGAAAGAAAACAGAAGAGGTTTTTTACGATCCGAAAGTTGCTACTGAAGATCTGGTAGATGAAGTTTTCGCAGTGGTGAATGACAGAATGAAAGGAATAAAGACGGTGATGCTGGCAAGAAGTGCCATTAAACACAATATGCTGAACGATCTTCCGAAGATCCAGACACCCACATGCCTGATCTGGGGTAAACAGGATAATGTAACACCTCCGGAAGTAGCTGAGGATATGCATAAGTTTATTCCCAACTCAGATTTATTCTGGATAGATCATTGCGGTCATGCCGCCATGATGGAAAAACCGGATGAATTCAATGAAATTCTTTATAACTGGATAAAAGATAAAGTTTAA
- the mraZ gene encoding division/cell wall cluster transcriptional repressor MraZ, producing the protein MKNFIGTYECKIDDKGRLKVPSSLIKQMENFDDKAFVVKRSVFQPCLEVYPMNAWDKLMGKINKLNRFIKKNADFIRMFTAGVKTVELDNAGRLQISKDLITFSNLQKDVVITSAGELFEIWDKEAYEEVISTNETDFASLAEDVMGSFDEE; encoded by the coding sequence ATGAAAAATTTCATTGGGACATATGAGTGTAAAATTGACGACAAAGGCCGCTTAAAAGTTCCTTCATCTTTAATCAAACAGATGGAAAACTTCGACGATAAGGCGTTTGTAGTCAAAAGATCTGTGTTCCAACCCTGTCTGGAAGTCTATCCAATGAATGCATGGGATAAGCTGATGGGCAAAATTAATAAACTGAACAGATTCATAAAAAAGAATGCTGATTTCATACGAATGTTTACGGCAGGAGTAAAAACAGTAGAACTGGATAATGCGGGGAGATTACAGATTTCTAAAGACCTGATAACTTTTTCAAATCTTCAGAAAGATGTAGTAATCACCAGCGCAGGAGAACTTTTCGAAATTTGGGATAAAGAAGCCTATGAAGAGGTAATTTCTACCAACGAAACTGATTTTGCCAGCCTTGCCGAAGATGTAATGGGCTCTTTTGACGAAGAATAA
- the rsmH gene encoding 16S rRNA (cytosine(1402)-N(4))-methyltransferase RsmH — MYHNPVLLKQSVDDLVTNPDGIYVDCTFGGGGHSREILSRLSDKGKLFSFDQDLDALKNTIDDPRFTLVNQNFRFLENSLLMYGISQIDGVLADLGVSSHQFDEADRGFSTRSNAPLDMRMNVMQNLDAKRVINEYGEEELADIFYHYGELREARKLAREIVHHRKTKSIETTEDLKKLFSYIPPHKVNKFYAQLFQAVRIEVNQELEVLKEMLVQAYNVLKPGGRLVVISYHSLEDRLVKRFLKNGMFEGEPERDIYGNYKKAFELVKSKAIIPDDKEIEENSRARSAKMRTGIKV, encoded by the coding sequence ATGTATCATAACCCCGTTTTGTTGAAGCAGAGTGTAGATGATTTGGTGACGAATCCTGACGGAATCTATGTGGACTGCACCTTTGGAGGTGGCGGCCACTCAAGGGAGATTTTGAGCAGACTTTCTGACAAAGGAAAACTGTTCAGCTTCGATCAGGATCTGGATGCGCTTAAAAATACAATTGATGATCCCAGATTTACATTGGTGAATCAGAATTTCAGATTTCTGGAAAATTCTTTACTGATGTATGGGATTTCACAGATTGATGGTGTTTTGGCAGATTTAGGTGTTTCATCCCACCAGTTTGATGAAGCAGACCGAGGCTTTTCTACCAGAAGCAACGCCCCTCTCGATATGAGGATGAACGTGATGCAGAACCTGGATGCTAAAAGAGTGATTAATGAATATGGAGAAGAAGAGCTTGCAGACATCTTTTATCACTACGGAGAATTAAGAGAAGCAAGAAAACTGGCAAGAGAAATTGTTCATCACAGGAAAACAAAAAGCATAGAAACCACTGAGGACTTGAAAAAGCTGTTCAGCTACATTCCGCCTCATAAGGTGAATAAATTCTACGCGCAGCTTTTCCAGGCAGTAAGAATAGAAGTAAACCAGGAATTGGAGGTATTAAAAGAAATGCTGGTTCAGGCTTACAACGTTTTAAAACCGGGAGGAAGATTAGTAGTTATTTCTTACCACTCTCTGGAAGACCGTTTGGTAAAAAGATTCCTGAAAAACGGAATGTTTGAAGGAGAACCGGAAAGAGATATCTACGGAAATTATAAAAAGGCATTCGAGTTAGTGAAAAGTAAAGCAATCATCCCGGATGACAAGGAGATTGAAGAAAACTCAAGAGCGAGAAGTGCAAAAATGAGAACAGGAATAAAGGTATAA
- a CDS encoding FtsL-like putative cell division protein: MAKRTTNRPQKRLTFIDIIKGNFLNRDEIKIHYKYFLLLFVLMMAMIYSNHLVNKKIKIVNALKEETEEYKSRNAYAQSKLIKVKMESELGKEVARDSLMTLENHPHKLLIKLDSTDAKAK; this comes from the coding sequence TTGGCAAAAAGAACAACAAATCGCCCCCAGAAAAGACTCACTTTTATAGACATTATAAAAGGAAACTTTCTGAATCGTGATGAGATCAAAATACATTACAAGTATTTTCTCCTGTTATTTGTTCTGATGATGGCGATGATCTACAGTAACCATCTCGTCAATAAAAAAATTAAAATTGTAAACGCCTTAAAGGAAGAAACAGAAGAATACAAATCTAGAAACGCTTACGCCCAGAGTAAGCTGATCAAGGTAAAAATGGAATCAGAGCTGGGGAAAGAGGTTGCGCGGGACTCTTTGATGACCCTCGAAAACCACCCTCATAAATTGCTAATAAAACTGGACAGTACAGATGCAAAAGCAAAATGA